A genomic region of Desulfosarcina ovata subsp. ovata contains the following coding sequences:
- a CDS encoding ATP-dependent RecD-like DNA helicase, with protein sequence MTAAQTIALSGRIERITYHNRDNHFTIARLRTDENHHLITIKGTMPEPKVGESIEVRGRWEAHARYGQQLCFSTFKPILPATVDGIRNYLASGLIKGVGPKLVERIIGHFKADTLTVIESAPERLCEVAGIGKKTAARIADAWQAHHAARQLMRFLEENGVDVAHTARLLREYGNDAVDILCNDPYRVAEDIPRIGFMIADAIVRNADTPVDEADRAKACMLHLFDRAVDQGHAYIDREMLFDTCLKTFDVAPETAAAALSDLVAGDDLVVATEMAHGGPPPVFLRLLDQAEAMIARRITAMQSIPRTEAPPDSRLITDEVLKTLAITLSDRQEEILTRILAHRVSVITGGPGTGKTTLIRSITAVMERLGHRVMLAAPTGRAARRLSEVTGRPAATLHKTLGYNLADGCFERTEDDPLTADVVIVDEASMIDTLLMAHLIRAVPMTASLILVGDVFQLPSVGPGTVLADLIRSEQIVTFELTDIFRQAEQSPIVVNAHRIRRGKPPVVAPPDDAEHLSDFYFIEQAAPEKAVQTVVDLCRQEIPEHFRMDPIRDIQILTPMHRGLVGTLNLNRVLQLALNPDSDQVAVMGNRFHVGDKVMHLRNNYRKEVFNGDIGILRSIDPEKTRVEVDYDGRIVPYDFVEMDELTLAYAISVHKSQGSEYPAVVIPLLTQHYIMLQRNLLYTALTRGKQLVVIVGTTKALRVALGNDRPRQRRSMLARRLNPQL encoded by the coding sequence ATGACCGCTGCCCAAACCATCGCCCTGTCCGGCCGCATCGAGCGAATCACCTACCACAACCGTGACAACCACTTCACCATCGCCCGGCTGCGTACCGATGAGAACCACCATCTGATCACCATCAAAGGGACCATGCCGGAACCCAAGGTGGGCGAATCGATCGAGGTGCGCGGTCGCTGGGAGGCCCACGCCCGCTATGGCCAACAGCTCTGTTTCTCCACGTTCAAGCCGATCCTGCCGGCAACGGTGGACGGCATCCGCAACTACCTGGCATCGGGATTGATCAAGGGCGTGGGCCCCAAGCTGGTGGAACGGATCATCGGTCACTTCAAGGCCGATACCCTGACAGTCATCGAATCCGCCCCCGAGCGGCTCTGCGAGGTGGCCGGCATCGGTAAAAAAACCGCCGCCCGCATTGCCGATGCCTGGCAAGCCCACCACGCCGCCCGCCAGCTGATGCGCTTTTTGGAGGAAAATGGCGTAGACGTCGCCCACACCGCGCGGCTGCTGCGGGAGTATGGCAACGACGCCGTCGACATCCTGTGCAACGACCCGTACCGCGTGGCCGAGGATATTCCACGCATCGGTTTCATGATTGCCGACGCCATCGTGCGCAACGCCGACACCCCGGTGGACGAAGCCGACCGGGCCAAGGCGTGCATGCTGCACCTGTTCGACCGGGCCGTGGACCAGGGGCATGCCTACATCGACCGGGAGATGCTGTTCGATACCTGCCTGAAAACCTTTGATGTGGCTCCGGAGACCGCTGCCGCGGCCCTTTCCGATCTGGTGGCCGGGGACGATCTGGTCGTGGCCACGGAGATGGCCCACGGTGGCCCGCCGCCGGTCTTTTTGCGGCTGCTCGACCAGGCCGAAGCGATGATTGCCCGGCGCATCACGGCCATGCAGAGCATCCCCCGGACAGAGGCACCGCCGGACAGCCGTTTGATTACCGACGAAGTGCTCAAAACCCTGGCGATCACCCTGTCCGACCGCCAGGAGGAGATCCTGACCCGCATCCTGGCCCACCGGGTATCGGTGATCACCGGCGGTCCGGGTACCGGGAAAACCACACTGATCCGCTCGATCACGGCGGTCATGGAACGGCTGGGACACCGGGTGATGCTGGCGGCCCCCACGGGCCGGGCCGCCCGCCGCCTGTCCGAGGTCACCGGCCGGCCGGCGGCGACCCTGCACAAAACACTGGGCTACAATCTGGCGGACGGTTGTTTCGAACGTACCGAAGACGATCCCTTGACCGCCGATGTGGTCATCGTCGATGAAGCCTCCATGATCGACACCCTGCTCATGGCCCACCTGATCCGGGCCGTACCCATGACCGCATCCCTCATCCTGGTGGGCGATGTGTTCCAACTGCCGTCCGTGGGGCCGGGAACCGTGCTGGCGGACCTGATTCGCTCGGAACAGATCGTCACCTTCGAGCTGACCGACATCTTTCGCCAGGCCGAACAGAGCCCCATCGTGGTCAACGCCCACCGGATCCGGCGGGGAAAGCCGCCTGTGGTGGCGCCCCCCGATGATGCGGAGCACCTTTCGGATTTTTACTTCATCGAGCAGGCCGCCCCGGAAAAAGCGGTGCAGACGGTCGTGGATCTTTGCCGCCAGGAGATCCCCGAGCACTTCCGGATGGACCCCATCCGCGACATCCAGATCCTCACCCCCATGCACCGCGGCCTGGTGGGCACCCTCAATCTTAACCGGGTTCTGCAGTTGGCCTTGAACCCCGACAGTGACCAGGTAGCGGTCATGGGCAATCGCTTTCACGTGGGCGACAAGGTGATGCACCTGCGCAACAACTACCGCAAGGAGGTGTTCAACGGCGACATCGGCATCCTGCGAAGCATCGATCCGGAGAAAACACGCGTCGAGGTGGACTATGACGGACGCATCGTCCCCTACGATTTTGTCGAGATGGACGAGTTGACCCTGGCCTATGCCATCAGCGTGCACAAATCCCAGGGGTCGGAATATCCGGCGGTGGTCATCCCGCTGCTCACCCAGCACTATATCATGCTGCAGCGCAATCTGCTTTATACCGCCCTGACCCGCGGCAAACAGCTGGTGGTCATCGTCGGCACGACCAAAGCACTGAGGGTGGCCCTGGGCAACGACCGGCCCCGCCAGCGACGCTCCATGCTGGCCCGGCGCCTGAATCCGCAGTTGTAA
- the gmhB gene encoding D-glycero-beta-D-manno-heptose 1,7-bisphosphate 7-phosphatase — MPIQTVFLDRDGVINVDSPDYIKCRDEFHPIPGSLAAIGRLTRGGLNIIVITNQSVINRGMVPLRELQAIHDKLHRLVAEHGGRITDIFFCPHRPDENCDCRKPKPGLIERARERYAIDLSRAVMVGDSAKDILAGKAAGCGRTVLVQTGNGPTAMRTLEEAGQRPDHIAADLAAAADWILAHGDA; from the coding sequence GTGCCCATCCAAACCGTATTTCTCGACCGCGACGGTGTAATTAACGTCGATTCCCCCGACTACATCAAGTGCCGCGACGAATTCCACCCGATCCCGGGCAGCCTGGCCGCCATTGGCCGCCTGACCCGCGGCGGCCTTAATATCATCGTCATCACCAACCAGTCGGTGATCAACCGCGGTATGGTGCCGCTTCGCGAACTGCAGGCGATCCATGATAAACTGCACCGACTGGTCGCCGAGCACGGCGGCCGGATCACGGATATCTTCTTCTGCCCCCATCGTCCCGACGAGAATTGCGACTGCCGCAAACCCAAACCGGGCCTGATCGAACGCGCCCGTGAGCGCTACGCCATCGACCTCTCCCGGGCCGTCATGGTGGGGGACAGCGCCAAGGACATCCTGGCGGGCAAGGCAGCCGGTTGCGGCCGCACGGTGCTGGTACAAACCGGCAACGGCCCCACCGCCATGCGCACACTTGAGGAAGCGGGGCAGCGGCCGGACCACATTGCCGCCGACCTTGCGGCGGCCGCCGACTGGATTCTTGCCCACGGGGATGCATAA
- a CDS encoding TIGR04211 family SH3 domain-containing protein: MIKKNKARFWLVLMSLLILPAVCLAQTVYVTEEFEITMRTGPATDRKIISLIQSGKALQMVEKGDEWSMVREPGGKEGWVLNRYLTASQPCAMVLERVRQDYDVLVAMHDDLKQKYNTLASEKKVLDADLSQNRQERDELSQSYATLKKESSEFLKLKKRHQEVTQELEAEKTRSAKLDEENMQMKRNRIIQWVLTGGGIMLVGFFIGLFSSSRRKQRSSLY; encoded by the coding sequence GTGATAAAAAAAAACAAAGCACGATTTTGGCTGGTTCTGATGAGCCTTTTGATCCTGCCGGCCGTATGCCTCGCGCAAACCGTCTATGTCACCGAAGAGTTTGAAATCACCATGCGGACCGGTCCCGCGACGGACCGTAAAATCATTTCGCTGATTCAAAGCGGCAAGGCCCTGCAGATGGTCGAAAAGGGCGATGAATGGTCCATGGTGAGGGAACCGGGCGGCAAGGAAGGCTGGGTGCTCAACCGCTACCTGACTGCCAGCCAACCGTGCGCCATGGTGCTGGAGCGGGTCCGCCAGGATTATGACGTTCTGGTGGCCATGCACGACGACCTCAAACAAAAATACAACACCCTTGCCTCCGAAAAAAAAGTCCTTGATGCCGATCTTTCCCAGAATCGCCAGGAGCGCGACGAATTGAGCCAGTCCTACGCGACCCTGAAAAAGGAATCGTCTGAATTTCTCAAGCTGAAAAAACGGCATCAGGAGGTGACCCAGGAACTGGAGGCGGAGAAAACCCGCAGCGCCAAGCTCGATGAAGAAAACATGCAGATGAAACGCAACCGAATCATTCAATGGGTCCTGACCGGCGGGGGAATCATGCTGGTGGGCTTTTTTATCGGGCTGTTCAGCTCCAGCCGGCGCAAACAGCGCTCATCGCTCTACTGA
- a CDS encoding septal ring lytic transglycosylase RlpA family protein, translating into MTIPSVSTRRGARGLMRMLCAIVLLLVSACTSSPPTVSTPPPATAPGQPKPYRVYGTWYKPLSDAQGFSQQGVASWYGRKFHGRKTSSGEVYDMYAMTAAHKTLPLGTWVRVRRLDTNRDVVVRVNDRGPFVHGRIIDLSYSAAKELAIVGPGTARVEIVALGKRRETASGDAYVPMDYYSGAFTFQVGAFANRDNAERLRTRLQQRFTNAHVTPYDRGDAVFYRVRVGRCDDLASAEEYERSLANSGYPDAFIVAE; encoded by the coding sequence GTGACGATCCCATCGGTATCGACCCGGCGGGGCGCAAGGGGCTTGATGCGGATGCTTTGCGCCATCGTCTTGTTGCTCGTTTCGGCATGCACCTCGTCTCCGCCCACCGTGTCGACGCCCCCGCCGGCAACCGCACCGGGCCAGCCCAAACCCTACCGGGTATACGGCACCTGGTACAAACCGCTGAGCGATGCCCAGGGATTCTCCCAGCAGGGGGTCGCCTCCTGGTATGGCCGCAAATTTCACGGCCGCAAGACCTCCAGCGGTGAGGTCTACGACATGTATGCCATGACCGCCGCCCACAAGACCCTGCCGCTGGGCACCTGGGTCCGGGTACGGCGGCTGGACACGAATCGCGATGTGGTCGTCCGGGTCAACGACCGGGGTCCCTTTGTCCATGGCCGGATCATCGATCTCTCTTACTCCGCCGCCAAGGAACTGGCCATCGTCGGCCCGGGAACCGCCCGGGTGGAGATCGTCGCCCTGGGGAAGCGGCGGGAAACCGCCAGCGGTGACGCCTACGTCCCCATGGACTACTACAGCGGGGCGTTCACCTTCCAGGTGGGCGCCTTTGCCAACCGGGACAATGCCGAACGGCTGCGCACCCGGCTGCAGCAGCGGTTCACCAATGCCCACGTCACCCCTTACGATCGCGGCGATGCCGTCTTCTACCGGGTGCGCGTGGGACGTTGCGACGATCTGGCGTCCGCCGAAGAGTATGAGCGCAGCCTGGCGAACAGCGGTTATCCGGACGCATTCATCGTGGCGGAATAG
- a CDS encoding DUF1178 family protein: MIAYDLQCSNGHRFEGWFEDSEAFERQKREGLVSCPVCEDTAVAKVPSTFAIKGASGNLPSDMREKIALAALGRQIVDFVEKNFDNVGADFAREALKMHYGASEPRNIRGVSTPQEEETLKAEGINFVKVPFPEKKSDDDPEPA, translated from the coding sequence ATGATCGCATACGACCTGCAATGCAGCAATGGCCACCGATTTGAAGGGTGGTTTGAAGACAGCGAGGCTTTTGAGCGGCAAAAGCGTGAGGGGCTGGTTTCCTGTCCGGTCTGCGAAGATACCGCGGTGGCCAAAGTCCCCTCGACCTTCGCCATTAAGGGCGCCTCCGGGAATTTACCCTCCGACATGCGCGAGAAAATTGCGCTTGCCGCCCTGGGCCGGCAGATTGTCGATTTCGTGGAAAAGAACTTCGACAACGTCGGCGCCGATTTTGCCCGGGAGGCCCTCAAGATGCATTACGGGGCCAGTGAGCCGCGCAACATCCGTGGGGTCAGTACCCCGCAGGAAGAGGAAACCCTGAAGGCGGAAGGGATCAATTTCGTGAAAGTTCCGTTTCCCGAAAAAAAGTCGGATGATGATCCGGAGCCCGCCTGA